The DNA window CGAGACGGGTCCGGTGAAGTCGTTGAAGATATCGTCGAGCGTGACGGCCGTTGCCGCGGTGAAACTCGACGGGCCGAGAACGTTGATGTCCTCACCGCTGACGACGCCGTCGCCGTTGTCGCTGATCGATCCGGCGACGGATGTCACGGTGAGACCGAGTGTGGCGTCGATGTCACCGAGAATGACATCATCGGCCTCGGTGATCACGATGTTCGCACCTGTCGCATGGACGGTATCGGAACCGAAGGTGTTGCCGGTCTGGTCGAGCACGATGTCGTAGAAGGTTCCGGTCGCCTCGGCGTGGAGGGTTCCCGTGCCGGCGATGATCGAACTCCCGGCGGATTGGGTGATCGGCCCGCCGGCGGTCACCGTCAGCGAAGAACCGGCATCGACATCGCCGAGTGTGAGCGGACCCGCGTTGTTGATCGTCACCGGAGAGCCCGAGGCGGAGACCGGACCGCCGAAGCCGTTCTGTGAATCATTGAGGACAATCGACCCGGAGGCCATGTAGTGGGCGGCGCCCGCCACGTTGATGTCGTCGCCGGCTCCCGCGCCATTGCCGTTGTCGCTGATCGATCCGGTCGCGGTGACCGTGAGTGAACCGGTGGCATCGATGTCGCCGAGCACCAGATCACCCGCCGCCACGATCTCGATATTGCCGCCGGCGGCGTCCAGCCCGGCCGGACCGAACAGGTTGCCGGCCTGGGTGAGCGTGACATCGTACTGGTTTGCGCCGTCCAGTGCCGTGAAGCTGGCATCCGGGGTATTGATCAGGGTGCCCGGCTCCTGGTTGATCGTGTCCACGCAGGTGACCGTCAGCGAAGAGCTGGCGACGATGTCACCAAGGATGGTTTTGGAGAGGTTGTTCACCGAGACGTCCGTTCCGTTCACGTGGATGGCTCCGTCGAGTTCGTTGCCGGCATGGGTCAGGCTGACCGAGCCCGGCGATTCGATGGTGGTGGTGCCTTCGATCGTCAGCGTGTTGGAGTTGGTCACGTCACCGCCGGCCTCGATGTAAAGGTCGCCATACGCCCAGATCTCGCCCAACTGGACATCGTCGATGTCGATGAAGGACACGTCGGTGAATGCCGAGTTGGTCTGCTCCGTGACGCGGAACTCGTTCACGTCGTTCCCGGTGTTGTTGAGCGTCACGTTGCCAGCGCCATTGATGCGTCGGATGTTCAGAACGTTCGCCACGATGGAGCCACCGGATTGGGTGGTCGAATTGCCGACCCGGACGGTCAGGTTCCCGCCGGTGGGGAGCATGACGTCGCCGGCGAAATCGACGCCGCCCGCCTTGATCTCCAACGTGTTGTTGATGTTCGTCTGGGTGGTCGTGATCTCATCGACGATGAGTCCCCCGAACCCGACTTCGAAGTTCTGGACCCGGGCGGCCCGTAACGTCACACCGCCGACGTAGTCGTGGGTGCTCGGCTTGTTGACCGCGATGTTGCCCGGTGTCTCCATCACCGTGGTGAGGGCGACGGAAATGAGTGATCCCGGAGTTCCGGTGATGTCCGTGATGAGAGTGCCGGCCCAGACCGAGAGCGTGCCGGCCGACGAGACCTGATCGAGGGTGATCGTGTTCGCGTCGTTCAGGGTCAGGGTGGTTCCGGTGGCGGAAACCGGTCCGACGAAATCGTTGGTGACGTCGTTGAGGGCGATCAGGCCCCCCGTGGCATCCAGTGTCGTCGTTCCCCCGACCGTCAGCGAGGCGGATTGAATGATGGATTCCGCCGAGAGGACGAGCGCTCCGGCTGCACCGGTGCTGACGGCTCCGTCAATCGAGATCGCGTCGGTGTCATTACCGCAGTCGATCGTGAATCCGCCGCCAAGTGTTGCCTGGACACTCAAGATCGTGACCGTGTCGTCTCCTCCGGCGGTGTTGATCTGGATGCTGTCGATCGTGCCCTCGGGGATTGTGACCGAGGACGAACCGGAGCCGGCGGAGCCGGCGATGGTCGAGGCGTTGAGGATCAGGCCGCCCGTGTCGGTGATGGTGTAAACACCGCCTGCGTAGGAGATCTCCAGTTGGTCGGTGCTCGCGGCTCCGTTGATGTCGGACAGCGTCAGCGTGTTGCCGACCAGCGTGACGCCGGTCTCCGGGATAACGAACAGGGTGTCGGCGTAGAACTCGAGACCACGCACGAGGTCGAAGCTGCCATTGGTGAACGGCTCCGAGGAGATATTGGTGTTGGAACCATCGCCTGACATGCTGCCGTCCTGTTCGCCGATTCCGGCGCCACCGCTGCCGCTCCAGTCCTGGGTGGTCCAGCTTCCGAGGTGGGTGCCCGACCCCGCGAGGACGCCGTCGATGTAGAGCGCGATGATCGGCGGGTTGGCGCCGTCGATGTCGACGGTCCAGATCAGGTCGTAGGTGCCGGCGGTGACCGGAGGCGACACGACCTCGATGTATCCGCTTCCGTTGCCGCCGCCGTCGTTGCCGGACATCCGCATCACCAACACGTTGCCCGCCTCGTAGTTGAGTGAGAGGCCGATGGTTCCGCCGCCGGTTTCCCAGAGGGTCTGCCGGTCGGCGGTGGTGTGATCCGCCAGTGTGACCGTCATCGCGAAGGTCGCATCGAGCGTGTCGCCGGCGACGATTCCTTCGGCGGCCCACGCGAAGTCATTGAACGAGTTGCTGCTGGCGTCGCCGATGTTCGAGAGCAGTCCCTGCGTGGTGAAGGTCTGTGTCGGGCTGGCCGGAAGGGTGGTGACAACGTCGGCCAATCCAGCCCCGTTCAAACTCAGGCAAAAGGAGGAAATCAGGGCGAAATGACGAGCTCCGGGAATCATCCGTGGATTGAGCCGGGATCGCCATGTTCCGTCAAGGACGCCCGGTGTCCTGCCGATGCGTCAGCAGCACCGGATCGGCCCAGAGGCTTTGGGAATCGAGGCTCAGCCGCCGTCGAGGTGGCGGAACGTGCGTCGGAGGACGTCGTCGTTGGAGAGGATCGAGACGTGGTCCTCGTCGTAGCCGTGGACGCCGACCGCGTCGCTGGTGGCCTTCTCGTCGGTCTGGCTGGCCACGCTGACGGTGCCGTCGTTCTCCTCGGGCAGGGTGAACGAGCGCTTCGCGCGATGGCCGTAGAAGAGGAGGTGGGGAACCTTGCCCTTCAGCTTGTCGTCGAAGATGTCGCGCTGGAAGTCGCTGCCCGGAACCATGTCGTACCATGACGGCACCACTGACGGTGCGTGCTTCACGCCGGACTTGGCGAAGTCCTGGCCGCCCCACGGGGTAGAGATGGTGACGTAGCGGCTGATGTAGCGGTTGCCGTCCCTGCGGTTCTTGACGATGAAGTCGCGTGAGACGAGGCCGCCCATGCTGTGCGCCACCACGTGCATCTTGTTGAAGCCGTAGTAGGCCTGCAGCAGTTCGACGGCCCGGTTCAGGGAGGATCCGAGTTCGTCGAGTCGGCGTCCGGTCGGGTAGTGGAAGAACCACGGCTGGTATTTCTTCCGGTCGATCTTGTTGAAGAAGGTCCGCCAGTCCTGGGGAGAACCTGCAGCGCCGTAGACGAACAGGACCGGGGTACGGTTCGGCTCGTACTTCTGGAGGAAGTAGATGCCGATGCCGGTCTCCATCGGGTAGGCGGCGGGTTCCCAGTATCCTTGGGATCCGCGCTCAGAGCTGAACTTCGGGGCATCGAGATCGGCGATAGTGCCGAGGTCGACCGGGATGCTCCAGCCGGTCGCCGCTTCCTCGGTGGTCCTCGCCCCGCGGAATTCGCGAGCCGCCTCGACCAGATCGTTGGGCAAGCGGGTCGATGAAGAAAGGCTGCCTTCCACCCGTGCCTTGTCGGTCTCGGGATCGATCCTTACCGGAACCGGATTGCCGGAGCTGTCCGAGTGGATCCAGGCAGGGTCGCTGCTGTCGTAGCGCCCGTTGTCATTTCGGTCGCTGAAGGCCATCAGGTACTGGTTGTCCTTCTCCTTGACGACGAAGCCGAACACCCCGACCGGACCCACCTCGGCGAAGTCGGCGGACTCGACCTTGTTGTCCTCCCGGTCCCACTCGACGACGAGTCCGAAGGTCTGGTGCTGCTTCGACGTGTTCTTCACGTGCGCCGTCACGATGCTCGTCTCATCGATGAACTTCAGGTCTTCGCCAAGCCGGCGAAAGTTGGCGCAGCCGGACGGTAGGACAATGCCGAGGGCGGCGAGGATCGTGAGGAAGCGGGGGCCTTTCATGGTTTTGGAATTACCAAGCAGGATCAAAGGATGGAAGCGAGTCAAAGTTGGGATTCGCGGTGGATCGGGCAAGATCGGAACACAGCCTCCACGGTCAGTCGTCTGTCACCGCCTGCTTCAGCTTCTTGCGAAGCGTAGACCGGTTGATCGAGAGGGCCGCGGCGAGGTGGGAGGGCTTGCCGTCGAAGCGGCGGAGGAGGAGTCGGAGCAGGAGACCCTCGAGTTCGGCGCTGAGCTCCTTGTACTCCGTCTCGGGGCCGAGATTGCGGTCCACCCAGCAATCCAGCGCGTGTGAGAGCGCGTCATCCTTGGCGTGGTGGGCGGGGATGCCGGAGAGGTGGTCGGGGATGTGCTCGATGCCGATCCGGGATGAGCCCGCGCTGGTGACGAGTGCGAAATTGATCACGTTGCGCAGCTCGCGGAGGTTTCCCGGCCAGTCGTAGCGGGTGAAGATGTCGAACACCTCCGGATCAATCCGGCTGTGGGTGGTGGAATCGAGCTCGCCGAGGAAACACGCGGCGATCGCGGGGATGTCGTCGATGCGTTCCTTCAGAGGTGGGAGACTGACTTCGAGAATCTGCAGCCGATAGTAGAGCTCCTGCTCGAAGCTTCCTTCGTTCACGTGCTCCAGCAATCCTTCTTCACCGGTGGTGACGATCAGACGGGGCGCGCTCTCTGTCTCCGTGTCGAGAGTGTGGATGAGCTGCGCCTGAAGTTCGTGGGGTAGTGCCGCGACCGACTCGATGATGAGGTGTCCTCCGCGGCTGCCGGTCACGGCATCGCGGAGTTCGTTTTCGGTTACCTGTGCCGAGGCATGGAGGACGCGGAACGGGCCGCCGCGATTCGCGCTCTGGCGAATCAGCGTGGCGACCTGGGTCCTGCCGGTTCCCGTGGCGCCGCACACGACCACCGGTTGGTCCGAGGCGCAGGCGTGGGAGATCTGTCGGAATACGGGGCGCATCGAGGGTGCGGCACCGACGAACGGGGACGGGGGAGAGGGTGCGGATTCGGCGGGTTGGTCAGGTTCGGCGGCTGCAGCGACGAGTTCGAAGAACGACTGCAGTTCGTCGAAGTCCACCGGTTTGTCGAGGAAGCGGGCGATGCCGATCTTGCGCGCCTTGATGGCGTTCTCGATCTCGCCATGGGCGGTGATGACCGCGATCTCCGGCTTGTCCGGCCACTGCCAGTTCTCGACGAGATCGAGGCCGTGGCCGTCGGGCAGGCCGATGTCGAGGACAAGTCCATTGAACCGCTCGGCCTGCAGCAGTTCGCGAGCCCGGGCGAGCGACGGCGCGAGCCGGGTCTCCAAGCCGCTCCGCTCGGCCGCGGCCGCGATCGCGACCGCAAGCGCGTGGTGGTCTTCGACGATGAGCAGTTTGGAGGCGGCCATGGCTTCGCAGGGGTCAGGCTTCCGGGTTTCTCAGGTTTCCGGAGACGCACGCGCCTCCCTGCGGGCGGTTGCTGACCCGGAGTTCGCCGCCTTGGGCTTCGAAGACGCCCTTGGCCAGCGCGAGACCGAGTCCCATTCCTCCCTCGCGCTCCGAGTAGAAGGTTTCGCCGAATCGTCTCAGAGCGTTCTCGGAAAAGCCGGTCCCTTCGTCGGTGATGCTGAACGCGACCGAGCCGGAGTCCGACCGGGCAAGTGCCACGGTGATCCTGCCGCCGGTCGGCATTGCCTTGATGGCGTTGTCGATGAGGTTGCGGAAGGCGAGTTCAACACGCTGGGCATCACAGCGGACCGTCAGGGAATCCGGTGTGTCGAGTTCCAGTTCGCAGCGGTTGAACTCGAGAATTGGCAGGAGTTTTTCCCGCAGGCCGTGGAGAATTTTCACCAGATCCGTTTCGGAGGTCCGAGGGGCGTCGGGTTTCGCGACGAACAGCCACTGGTTGACCAGTGAGGTGATCTGTTCGCTGTCTTCGCGGATCAGTTTGCCTTCGGGGCCGTTGTCGCGACTCTCGACCGCCCGCGCGTGCATGATGATCGCAGCGGCCGGGTTCTTGATCTCGTGGGCGAGGGAAGTCGCCAGCTGC is part of the Haloferula helveola genome and encodes:
- a CDS encoding lipase/acyltransferase domain-containing protein, whose product is MKGPRFLTILAALGIVLPSGCANFRRLGEDLKFIDETSIVTAHVKNTSKQHQTFGLVVEWDREDNKVESADFAEVGPVGVFGFVVKEKDNQYLMAFSDRNDNGRYDSSDPAWIHSDSSGNPVPVRIDPETDKARVEGSLSSSTRLPNDLVEAAREFRGARTTEEAATGWSIPVDLGTIADLDAPKFSSERGSQGYWEPAAYPMETGIGIYFLQKYEPNRTPVLFVYGAAGSPQDWRTFFNKIDRKKYQPWFFHYPTGRRLDELGSSLNRAVELLQAYYGFNKMHVVAHSMGGLVSRDFIVKNRRDGNRYISRYVTISTPWGGQDFAKSGVKHAPSVVPSWYDMVPGSDFQRDIFDDKLKGKVPHLLFYGHRAKRSFTLPEENDGTVSVASQTDEKATSDAVGVHGYDEDHVSILSNDDVLRRTFRHLDGG
- a CDS encoding sigma-54-dependent transcriptional regulator; translation: MAASKLLIVEDHHALAVAIAAAAERSGLETRLAPSLARARELLQAERFNGLVLDIGLPDGHGLDLVENWQWPDKPEIAVITAHGEIENAIKARKIGIARFLDKPVDFDELQSFFELVAAAAEPDQPAESAPSPPSPFVGAAPSMRPVFRQISHACASDQPVVVCGATGTGRTQVATLIRQSANRGGPFRVLHASAQVTENELRDAVTGSRGGHLIIESVAALPHELQAQLIHTLDTETESAPRLIVTTGEEGLLEHVNEGSFEQELYYRLQILEVSLPPLKERIDDIPAIAACFLGELDSTTHSRIDPEVFDIFTRYDWPGNLRELRNVINFALVTSAGSSRIGIEHIPDHLSGIPAHHAKDDALSHALDCWVDRNLGPETEYKELSAELEGLLLRLLLRRFDGKPSHLAAALSINRSTLRKKLKQAVTDD